Within Desulfobacter sp., the genomic segment GAGAAGGCATCTGAACCGGCGATGGCGTCTGCCACCACCTGGGTACCCTGGGCAAACCGGTCCATCTCAAACACCCCCATGGGACCGTTCCATACGATGGTGCCGGCCCCCTCAATGGCTGCCGCATAGGATTTGGCCGTTTCCGGTCCGATATCCAGGGCCATCCAATTATCGGGCATCCCGTCAAGCCCCACGGCCTTTGTTTCTGCATCCTTGTCAAACCGGTCAGCCGCCACCAGGTCCGTGGGCAGCAGCAATTCCACCCCTTTTTCTTCGGCTTTCTGAACAATGGTATTGGCCGTATCCAGAAGATCTGCCTCAATCATGGACCCCTTGGTATCCACGCCCCGGGCGTTAAGAAAGGTATTGGCCATGGCCCCGCCGATAATCAGGCTGTCCACAAATTTGAGCATATTTTCCAGAGCCGCCAGTTTACTGGACACTTTTGCGCCGCCGATGACGGCAATAAGCGGTTTTTTCGGGTGTTCCACGGAATCGTAATATGACCGGATTTCTTTTTCAAGCAAAAAACCGGCGCCCGAAACTTTAACGAAGTTAACCATACCGGTCACCGAGGCCTGGTCCCGGTGGGAGACGGCAAAGGCATTATTCACATAAACCTCGCAGAGTTCGGCCAGGGCCTTGGCAAATTGAGGATCGTTCTTCTTTTCCCCGTTATGGAATCTTAAATTCTCCAGCATAAGGATGTTTGCAGGCTCTAGGGCGGCCACCCGCTGCTTCACCTCTTCCCCGATGCAGTCCCCGGCAAACTGCACCTCGGTCTCCAGCAATTCGGAAAGGCGCAGTGCCGCCGGCAGCAAAGAAAACTTATCGTCCCTCACCCCGTTGGGACGACCCAGGTGGGAGGCCAAAATTATTTTTGCCTTCCTTTCACGAAGCCACTGGATCAGATCCAACGTCGCCCGGATCCGGTTATCATCGGTTATATTCCCATCGGCATCCATGGGGAGGTTGTAATCCACCCTTACGAATACCTTTTTCCCTGCCACCTCTATATCACGTACCGACCTCATGCCTTGCCTCCCTGCCGCGGCTACGGCCGTGCTGACGGTTATGAACCTGAGGAACACGCACCGGCCCGGCAATATTTTCAGTGTTGACTATTCCTTTGAATCATCCTAACTTGGTGTTGAACAGCATCAAGATGAAGGTTATATGTCCGATAAAATACGTGAACTCAAAGCCATTTTCAACTCTTTTGACCCCAAGGGACAAAAAGAAAAAATCGAAGACTGCCTGCAGCGGTTCGAATCCGGCATTTCAACGCTGAACGACGCGACTGATTGCAAGGTCGCCGTTCTCTGGATGAAGAATATTTTCTTCCAGGACATGGGGGACTTTGCCGGAGCAGAAGCCCTTCTTGAAGAGGCGTTGGAGGCAATCGAAGCATCGCCCGCCGTGGAACTGACCAAATGGAAACTGAAAATTTACCTTTCCCTGGGGTATATCCACCTGGAGCAGTACAATTTCATTGATGCCGAATTCTTTTTTTCCAAAGCCCTGGATCTGGCCGTCGCCCATACCGGATTAAAGAATTTTCTAGGCGAAATTTACGCCCGTCTGGCCGAAGTCAGCATCCACCTGAACCGGTATGCTCAGGCCAAAAAATATGTCACCCGTGAAAAAAAGGCGGCCTATGCCGTCTACAAGGCCAAATCCCCGGCAGAAAAAGGGGCGGCCCTGGGCTATGCCTATTCCCTAATAGATTTTTGCCGGATCAAGCGGATCATCGGCCTGGTGGACCATACCCTCAGCGACTCCATAGAAGACGCCCTGTCCATTTTCGTCACCCAGAATTTCACCAAGGGCATCCTCAGGGCCAAGCTGGAATCGGCCCAACTGCTGCTGGAACTCAACTTCACTGACCGCGCCCTCTTCATGATCCAGGGCATTGAGCCCACCTTCCAGGAGCGGCAGATGTACAAGGAATGCATCACCGCAGGCCTTCTCATCGCAAAATTCCATAAAAAAATGCTGGATTACAGCCTGGCCGAATCCAAGCTGAGTGAGCTGGTGGACCTCTCCCGGAAACAGAACCTGTCCAACGCATTGATCATGGCCGATGTCTATTATGAAATGGGCCTGATCTGCTATGAAACCGACCGGGAGGAAAAGGCCATGGGGCTGTTTAAATCCTCGGCAAAGATCGGTATGCTGGCCGGGGTAAAGCGGTATATTTTCAGGGCCTTTGACGCGGCACGCCTCGTGGATAAAAAAGAGGCCAAGGTGATCCTCAGTTCCGATCTGGTCTATCAGGATGCCGCCTTTATCCGGAACCGCATGGCCGGGCAGACCAGCCCCTTCCATTCAGGCAACCAGAAGCGCAAACTGTTCGCATCTACCCTGTTTGTGGATATCGCGGGATTTTCCGCCCTCATGAAAGACTCCGACGAGACCACCACCGTCCAAATGATCGATGAACTCATGGACCGGATCTGTGTGATCATTTTCAGGAACCGGGGATATATCGACAAATTCCTCGGGGACGGATTTATGGCCATATTCGAGCACGGGGATCAGGCAGAGGCCGATATTGCCGTCAACGCCATACGGGCTGGTATTGAAATCAACCGGGCCATCCACACCAAAAACATGAGGTTCAAGGAAGCCTACGGCATGGACCGGGAAATCATCTTCCGCATGGGCATCAGCACCGGGGAAATATATGCCCTCTTTCTGGGCAATTTCATCAAACGGGAATTCACCTTCCTGGGCAACGCCGTAAACCTGGCGTCAAAGCTGGAAGCCAGGGCCGATCAAAAGGGCCTTCTCATGGATGAAACCACCCATACACTGGTCAGTGACCGGGTGGCCGGCGACCCAAGGGAGCTGGACATTCCCGGGCTGGGCCGTACCAAGGCATACAGTTTCAGGGGATTCGCCCACAAGGAAGGGGTGGATCCCGCTTTTCAAAACCTTATTTCTTAAATTTAAGCCCCCGGCGGTGGGCCTGTTTTTTTCTGGACCACCGCTCAAAGAAATTCAGGGCACCGGCCTTTTCCGACCGCTCAATCACTTCCTCTTCCACCTTTACCCCGTCCTTTGTGGCCATGGCCTGCTTCA encodes:
- a CDS encoding phosphoglycerate kinase, producing MRSVRDIEVAGKKVFVRVDYNLPMDADGNITDDNRIRATLDLIQWLRERKAKIILASHLGRPNGVRDDKFSLLPAALRLSELLETEVQFAGDCIGEEVKQRVAALEPANILMLENLRFHNGEKKNDPQFAKALAELCEVYVNNAFAVSHRDQASVTGMVNFVKVSGAGFLLEKEIRSYYDSVEHPKKPLIAVIGGAKVSSKLAALENMLKFVDSLIIGGAMANTFLNARGVDTKGSMIEADLLDTANTIVQKAEEKGVELLLPTDLVAADRFDKDAETKAVGLDGMPDNWMALDIGPETAKSYAAAIEGAGTIVWNGPMGVFEMDRFAQGTQVVADAIAGSDAFSIVGGGDTGLAAKKCGIADKVSYISTGGGAFLHMMEGKKLPGVAALE
- a CDS encoding adenylate/guanylate cyclase domain-containing protein, whose product is MSDKIRELKAIFNSFDPKGQKEKIEDCLQRFESGISTLNDATDCKVAVLWMKNIFFQDMGDFAGAEALLEEALEAIEASPAVELTKWKLKIYLSLGYIHLEQYNFIDAEFFFSKALDLAVAHTGLKNFLGEIYARLAEVSIHLNRYAQAKKYVTREKKAAYAVYKAKSPAEKGAALGYAYSLIDFCRIKRIIGLVDHTLSDSIEDALSIFVTQNFTKGILRAKLESAQLLLELNFTDRALFMIQGIEPTFQERQMYKECITAGLLIAKFHKKMLDYSLAESKLSELVDLSRKQNLSNALIMADVYYEMGLICYETDREEKAMGLFKSSAKIGMLAGVKRYIFRAFDAARLVDKKEAKVILSSDLVYQDAAFIRNRMAGQTSPFHSGNQKRKLFASTLFVDIAGFSALMKDSDETTTVQMIDELMDRICVIIFRNRGYIDKFLGDGFMAIFEHGDQAEADIAVNAIRAGIEINRAIHTKNMRFKEAYGMDREIIFRMGISTGEIYALFLGNFIKREFTFLGNAVNLASKLEARADQKGLLMDETTHTLVSDRVAGDPRELDIPGLGRTKAYSFRGFAHKEGVDPAFQNLIS